In a single window of the Caproicibacterium sp. BJN0003 genome:
- a CDS encoding aspartate aminotransferase family protein, with translation MEFEKIKAQADQYMMHTYHRFSAALVKGKNATAWDADGKKYIDFTAGIGVNSLGYADPKWVAAVSKQAGEIQHTCNLFYNPQVTSLAENLCKTAGFSKVFFGNSGAEANECAVKVARKYSSDRYGFDRCEIITLQNSFHGRTLATLAATGQEHFHELFMPLPTGFITAEPNLQSVMEKLSDKTCAIFYEPIQGEGGVLPLTAEFVKALRKLCDEKDIILVADEVQTGVGRSGTFYATEQFEVKPDVLTSAKGLGGGLPIGACLVGEKCAEVLGVGDHGTTFGGNPVVCAGANVVLERLNTPGFLQEVVQKGAFLQESLREMKNIENVRGMGLMVGAKPTGKTAAQIADQCVENGLLVLTAKDVLRFLPPLTITIEELKTGLSILEKVLA, from the coding sequence ATGGAATTTGAAAAAATCAAAGCACAGGCAGATCAATATATGATGCACACCTATCATCGCTTTTCTGCAGCGCTGGTAAAAGGAAAAAATGCGACCGCATGGGATGCAGATGGAAAAAAGTATATTGATTTTACTGCCGGAATCGGTGTAAACAGTCTGGGATATGCCGATCCAAAATGGGTTGCGGCAGTTTCAAAACAGGCGGGAGAAATTCAGCACACCTGTAATCTGTTTTATAATCCGCAGGTTACGTCATTAGCAGAGAATCTTTGTAAAACAGCGGGATTTTCAAAAGTGTTTTTTGGAAATAGCGGTGCAGAAGCAAACGAGTGCGCCGTTAAGGTTGCAAGAAAATATAGTTCTGATCGGTATGGCTTTGACCGCTGCGAAATAATTACCCTTCAAAATTCTTTTCATGGCAGAACGCTGGCAACTCTAGCTGCCACCGGACAGGAACATTTTCATGAGCTGTTTATGCCGCTGCCGACAGGATTTATTACCGCGGAGCCAAACCTTCAGAGCGTCATGGAGAAGCTCAGCGATAAGACCTGTGCAATTTTTTATGAGCCGATTCAGGGAGAGGGCGGCGTTTTGCCCCTGACTGCAGAGTTTGTAAAAGCGCTGCGGAAACTTTGTGATGAAAAGGATATCATTTTGGTGGCGGATGAGGTACAGACCGGTGTGGGGCGTTCCGGAACTTTTTATGCGACAGAGCAGTTTGAAGTAAAGCCGGATGTGCTTACCAGTGCAAAGGGGCTCGGCGGCGGTTTGCCGATCGGAGCGTGTTTGGTTGGCGAAAAGTGCGCAGAGGTCCTCGGTGTTGGTGATCATGGAACCACTTTCGGCGGGAATCCGGTGGTTTGCGCAGGCGCAAATGTGGTTTTGGAGAGACTAAACACACCGGGATTTTTGCAGGAAGTCGTACAAAAAGGGGCCTTTTTGCAGGAATCGCTTCGTGAAATGAAAAACATTGAAAACGTGCGTGGTATGGGATTGATGGTTGGCGCGAAGCCAACCGGAAAAACGGCTGCCCAAATTGCAGATCAATGTGTGGAAAACGGATTGCTGGTGCTGACGGCAAAAGATGTTTTGCGCTTTTTACCGCCGCTTACCATTACGATTGAGGAATTAAAAACGGGCCTTTCTATTTTGGAAAAGGTACTGGCTTAA
- the argC gene encoding N-acetyl-gamma-glutamyl-phosphate reductase — protein MKSIKVGVVGATGYAGAELCRILANHPQASLKAISSVSFEGKALSEVYPSYYGLCDMICGNQQQVVEKSDVIFAALPHGLSQALGKECWDQNKVFIDLGADFRLEKAEDYELWYKNTFQYPELHKEAVYGLPELFREEIKGKHLIANPGCYTTAVPLALVPALKAGLIEQDGIIADCKSGVTGAGRNSTQDTHYPELNEGMHAYKVAAHRHTPEIEQSLSKITGNSMKVLFVPHLLPVNRGILATCYAKLKNGTTLSQLQEVYEQAYQNEYFIRLLPKGKEADIHNVRYSNFCDISLHIDPRTNTFIAVSALDNMVKGAAGQAIQNMNLAFGLDETEGLTAWPPAF, from the coding sequence ATGAAATCTATTAAAGTCGGCGTCGTCGGCGCCACCGGATATGCAGGTGCGGAATTGTGCCGCATTCTTGCAAATCACCCGCAGGCATCTCTTAAAGCCATCAGCAGTGTGAGTTTTGAAGGAAAAGCACTGAGCGAAGTATACCCTTCCTATTATGGCTTGTGCGATATGATTTGCGGTAACCAGCAACAGGTTGTGGAAAAAAGTGATGTGATTTTTGCCGCTTTGCCGCATGGACTTTCACAGGCGCTGGGAAAAGAGTGTTGGGATCAGAATAAAGTCTTTATTGATCTTGGCGCAGATTTTCGATTGGAAAAAGCGGAAGATTACGAGCTTTGGTATAAGAATACGTTCCAGTATCCAGAGCTCCACAAAGAGGCGGTTTATGGACTGCCGGAACTTTTCCGCGAGGAAATCAAGGGAAAGCACCTGATCGCAAACCCCGGTTGCTATACTACGGCCGTGCCTCTGGCACTTGTTCCGGCATTAAAGGCAGGATTGATTGAGCAGGACGGAATCATTGCCGACTGCAAATCCGGGGTGACCGGAGCGGGGCGGAACAGTACACAGGATACCCATTATCCGGAACTCAACGAAGGCATGCATGCCTATAAGGTCGCTGCGCACCGTCATACACCGGAGATTGAACAGAGCCTTTCTAAAATTACGGGAAACTCAATGAAAGTGCTGTTTGTTCCGCATCTTCTGCCGGTTAACCGCGGAATCCTTGCAACTTGCTATGCAAAGCTAAAAAATGGCACAACGCTTTCACAGCTTCAAGAGGTTTATGAGCAAGCCTATCAGAATGAATATTTTATTCGTCTTTTGCCGAAGGGAAAAGAAGCGGATATTCATAATGTGCGGTATTCTAATTTTTGTGATATTTCTCTTCATATTGATCCGCGTACCAATACGTTTATCGCGGTCAGCGCGCTTGATAACATGGTAAAAGGAGCGGCGGGTCAGGCAATTCAAAATATGAATCTGGCATTCGGACTAGACGAAACAGAGGGTCTTACCGCATGGCCCCCGGCATTTTAA
- the argJ gene encoding bifunctional glutamate N-acetyltransferase/amino-acid acetyltransferase ArgJ, whose protein sequence is MKFIDGGITAPKGFMAGGMHCGIRPNKKKPDLMMLKSEVPCNAAGVYTSNLVKGASIEVCKKHLTDGIAQAVIANSGNANTCNSDGVEKAEKMAEAAASALKIKAQDVLVASTGVIGQPLPIEPIIKASPVLAKKLSKEGGDDAAKALMTTDTVPKNLAVEFMLGDNVVRLGGAAKGSGMIHPNMCTMLCFLTTDVAISTEALESALQESVKNSFNMISVDGDTSTNDTCCIMANGLAKNEPITTDGEDYQTFLKAMKMLCTALCKMMAKDGEGATKLLACRVTGVSSDENARIVAKTIICSSLVKAAMFGADANWGRVLCAIGYSGVPVDIHAVDVAFRSKMGAINVCKDGAGIDFDEDTAKKILLEDEIGIDVTLHDGDFEATAYGCDLTYDYVKINGDYRT, encoded by the coding sequence ATGAAGTTTATAGACGGCGGAATTACAGCACCGAAAGGGTTTATGGCAGGCGGAATGCACTGTGGGATTCGTCCCAATAAAAAGAAGCCGGACCTGATGATGCTTAAAAGTGAAGTCCCCTGTAATGCGGCCGGCGTTTATACCAGTAATCTGGTAAAAGGCGCATCGATCGAAGTTTGCAAAAAGCATTTGACGGATGGAATTGCCCAGGCTGTGATCGCTAATTCCGGCAACGCCAACACCTGTAATTCAGATGGAGTGGAAAAGGCCGAAAAAATGGCAGAAGCCGCCGCAAGTGCGTTAAAAATCAAAGCACAGGATGTTTTGGTCGCGAGTACCGGAGTTATCGGACAGCCGCTGCCGATTGAGCCGATTATAAAGGCATCACCTGTTTTGGCAAAGAAACTCAGTAAAGAAGGCGGCGATGATGCTGCGAAAGCGCTGATGACGACAGATACGGTCCCTAAAAATCTTGCGGTAGAGTTTATGCTCGGGGACAATGTGGTACGTTTAGGCGGCGCCGCAAAGGGCAGCGGAATGATTCATCCGAATATGTGTACCATGCTCTGCTTTTTGACAACAGACGTTGCAATTTCAACGGAAGCACTGGAAAGTGCTTTGCAGGAGTCGGTGAAGAACAGCTTTAATATGATCAGCGTGGATGGAGATACCAGTACGAATGATACCTGCTGCATTATGGCAAACGGCCTTGCAAAAAATGAGCCAATCACAACGGACGGAGAGGATTATCAGACCTTTTTAAAGGCAATGAAAATGCTTTGTACCGCACTTTGTAAGATGATGGCAAAAGACGGAGAAGGCGCAACAAAGCTTCTTGCTTGTCGGGTAACAGGAGTTTCTTCCGATGAAAATGCGAGAATCGTTGCAAAGACCATTATTTGTTCCTCTCTGGTAAAAGCTGCGATGTTCGGAGCAGATGCCAACTGGGGACGGGTGCTTTGTGCGATTGGATATTCCGGGGTGCCGGTGGATATCCATGCGGTCGATGTTGCGTTCCGTTCTAAAATGGGTGCAATTAATGTCTGCAAAGATGGCGCCGGAATCGATTTTGATGAAGACACTGCTAAGAAAATTCTTTTGGAAGACGAAATCGGGATCGATGTAACGCTCCATGACGGTGATTTTGAGGCAACTGCCTATGGGTGTGACCTCACTTACGATTATGTGAAAATTAACGGTGATTATCGGACCTGA
- the argH gene encoding argininosuccinate lyase, which yields MKLWENKFHKGLDERTNDFNSSISFDSRMVQEDIEGSIAHATMLGKIGILKKEEAEEICAELKKIAEEVKSGTLSIDPTCEDIHTFVEGELTNRLGDAGKRLHTARSRNDQVALDIRLYLRNQCDSLEEEIKELVKTLGELALKYKDVVMPGYTHLQRAQPIVFGHHLLAYAEMFLRDIDRIKDTRRRMNVCPLGSGALAGTTYPLDRNLTASLLKFDAPTHNSLDGVSDRDFCLELLSDISICMVHLSRFSEEIILWCSWEFKFIELDDAFSTGSSIMPQKKNPDIAELIRGKAGRVIGDLTGLLATMKGLPLAYNKDMQEDKEPVFDACDTLHMCLTTFIPMIKTMRVLPQNMRKAAAGGFINATDAADYLVEKGMPFRDAYRVVGELVGECVEKGTTLEALPLKNYQAHSELFDEGIYDAISLEKCVNGRTVLGGPAPQNVEKEAKRILAMV from the coding sequence ATGAAACTTTGGGAAAATAAATTTCATAAGGGCCTGGACGAAAGGACAAATGATTTTAATTCCTCTATTTCGTTCGATAGCCGTATGGTACAGGAAGATATCGAGGGAAGTATCGCTCATGCAACGATGCTTGGAAAAATCGGGATTCTTAAAAAAGAAGAAGCCGAAGAGATTTGTGCAGAGCTAAAGAAAATTGCAGAAGAAGTAAAGAGCGGCACACTTTCGATCGATCCCACTTGTGAAGATATTCATACTTTTGTAGAGGGAGAATTGACGAACCGCTTGGGGGATGCCGGAAAACGGCTCCATACCGCGAGAAGCCGAAACGATCAGGTTGCGCTGGATATTCGGCTTTATCTAAGAAATCAGTGCGATTCTCTGGAGGAAGAGATAAAAGAGCTTGTCAAAACCCTTGGAGAGCTTGCACTCAAATATAAAGATGTCGTTATGCCGGGCTATACGCATCTTCAGAGGGCACAGCCAATCGTTTTTGGGCATCATCTTCTTGCCTATGCTGAAATGTTTCTGAGAGATATTGATAGAATAAAGGATACCAGACGACGCATGAATGTTTGTCCGTTAGGTTCCGGAGCTCTCGCGGGAACAACATATCCGCTGGATAGAAATTTGACGGCTTCGCTGTTGAAATTTGATGCACCGACACATAATAGTCTAGACGGCGTTTCCGATCGGGATTTTTGTTTGGAACTGCTTTCTGATATTTCGATCTGTATGGTTCATCTTTCCCGCTTTTCAGAAGAGATTATCCTCTGGTGTAGTTGGGAATTTAAGTTTATTGAGCTGGATGACGCATTTTCCACCGGTAGCAGCATTATGCCGCAGAAGAAAAACCCAGATATTGCCGAATTGATCCGCGGAAAAGCCGGAAGAGTGATTGGAGATCTGACAGGACTTTTGGCTACTATGAAAGGTCTTCCGCTCGCTTATAATAAGGATATGCAGGAAGATAAAGAGCCGGTCTTTGATGCCTGTGATACCCTGCATATGTGCCTTACCACTTTTATTCCGATGATTAAGACCATGCGCGTTTTGCCGCAGAATATGCGCAAAGCTGCCGCCGGTGGATTTATCAATGCCACTGATGCTGCCGATTATCTGGTAGAAAAGGGAATGCCTTTCCGGGACGCCTATCGGGTTGTCGGAGAATTGGTCGGCGAGTGTGTAGAAAAGGGAACTACACTGGAAGCACTGCCTTTAAAAAATTATCAGGCACATTCTGAACTCTTTGATGAAGGAATCTATGATGCCATCAGCCTCGAAAAGTGTGTAAACGGCAGAACAGTTTTAGGCGGACCTGCTCCGCAAAATGTCGAAAAAGAAGCAAAACGTATCTTAGCAATGGTATAA
- the argB gene encoding acetylglutamate kinase, translating to MNILDADRAQVLVEALPYIQKLAGKTVVVKYGGNAMIDDHLKDAVMSDLVLMQLVGIHVVLVHGGGPEINAMLKKIGKKSEFIKGMRVTDQETIDIVQMVLAGKVNKDLVQLLQRHEGKAIGLCGLDGDLMRAVKKVSEDDLGFVGEITEVKNDVINDAIEKGYIPIISTVAGSQEGQVFNINADIAAAHIAASLHAEKLILMTDIRGLLRDKDDEETLIPVVNLSSVPKLQKDGVISGGMIPKIDCCVEAVRQGVKRAHIIDGRVPHSILVELFTDAGIGTMFC from the coding sequence TTGAATATTTTAGATGCAGATCGGGCACAGGTTTTGGTGGAGGCGTTGCCTTATATCCAAAAGCTGGCGGGAAAAACAGTTGTTGTTAAGTACGGCGGAAACGCAATGATCGATGATCATCTGAAAGACGCTGTGATGAGCGATTTGGTTCTGATGCAGCTTGTTGGAATCCATGTGGTTTTGGTTCATGGCGGCGGCCCGGAAATCAATGCAATGCTCAAAAAGATCGGAAAGAAAAGCGAATTTATTAAGGGAATGCGTGTGACCGATCAGGAGACAATCGACATTGTTCAAATGGTCTTAGCAGGAAAAGTCAATAAAGACTTGGTGCAGCTTTTGCAGCGCCATGAGGGCAAAGCAATCGGACTTTGCGGCCTGGATGGCGACCTGATGCGTGCAGTAAAGAAAGTTTCTGAAGATGACCTTGGGTTTGTCGGAGAAATTACAGAAGTCAAAAATGACGTGATCAATGATGCAATCGAAAAAGGATATATTCCGATTATTTCCACGGTAGCCGGCAGTCAGGAGGGTCAGGTATTTAATATCAATGCAGATATTGCCGCAGCACATATCGCGGCGAGTCTTCATGCTGAAAAGCTGATTTTGATGACGGATATTCGAGGACTTTTACGAGATAAAGACGATGAGGAAACCTTGATCCCGGTTGTCAATCTCTCTTCTGTGCCAAAACTGCAGAAAGATGGGGTTATCTCCGGCGGGATGATTCCGAAAATTGACTGTTGTGTAGAGGCAGTTCGCCAAGGTGTTAAGCGTGCGCATATTATCGACGGCCGGGTTCCGCATTCCATTTTGGTGGAGCTCTTTACTGATGCCGGTATTGGCACGATGTTCTGTTAA